The following are from one region of the Corylus avellana chromosome ca1, CavTom2PMs-1.0 genome:
- the LOC132178040 gene encoding LOW QUALITY PROTEIN: uncharacterized protein LOC132178040 (The sequence of the model RefSeq protein was modified relative to this genomic sequence to represent the inferred CDS: deleted 2 bases in 1 codon), giving the protein MKSVFAKKSGSESESETGSRFVFGAESTRRFTRGLGELRGRRSRSTRRAEFSVGNRVAMPSVGMRRTTRVFGVVKGVDGGARVLRSGRRLWPESGDDWFKLVKNPGNGDGLGCKKPAWAVAAKESRHSTQVLMIAKQRFRVRKSTRKVSDGVDKLFGIVYNRKRKRYVVPRGGGFSSGDSDRMYGIRFVRRQRRKVDGGGGGLVVPLARPVLVVCGGGEFVGCFLYWVLSYMRRAELSLTQLSSFLCSDPIAGVYNSCGIQFFRDPPISSGSGICNFFGAMQNIPLFSVDFSAVPLCFMYMHYRMLLRFQCRPFVVNNSIDGDTDGDMLTDSEEDESEEHRVCIPFERDLSECIASVVDPSECKNMVHEVLSTESRAHLHPSVRASKLARRTQYRNALNYRGIRKRRSSLRRRRARNPSLALASDAASNRRSGMPLSSVMSNSKLRSSVQRSSAQQINDVSSTLFASRQDVDSSCCSANILVIEADKCYREEGANVMLEGYDSREWLLAVKKDGLTRCTLKAEKIMRPCSCNRVTHAITWSLDNGWKLEFPNRLDWQFFKDLYKECSDRNMLAPIVKHIPVPGVLEVSDYWYGNTTTFLRPDSYISVKDDEVSRAMARSTANYDMDSEDEKWLEKFNKENFTEIELHQHVSENTFELMVDAFEKAYYFSPDDLPDEKAAANLCPDMGRSEVVEAVYNYWMKKRKQKRAALVRIFQGHQAKRPPVIPKPLFRKRRSFKRQPSQFGRGKPPSVLQAIAAEQDAFEEKNAMLKVEEANASANNYMDLAIRKRKRAQFLMENADLATYRAMMAIRIAEAARVGESPDATSSYFLD; this is encoded by the exons ATGAAATCAGTGTTTGCTAAGAAGTCAGGGTCGGAGTCGGAGTCTGAGACGGGGTCCAGGTTTGTGTTTGGGGCTGAGTCGACTCGGAGGTTTACACGGGGACTTGGTGAGTTGAGGGGGAGGAGGAGTCGATCGACGAGGCGTGCCGAGTTTTCGGTCGGAAACCGGGTGGCAATGCCGTCCGTGGGGATGAGGCGGACGACGAGGGTGTTCGGGGTGGTGAAGGGCGTGGACGGCGGAGCCAGGGTGCTCCGTTCAGGGCGGCGACTGTGGCCGGAGTCCGGTGACGACTGGTTCAAGCTTGTGAAGAACCCCGGGAACGGAGACGGTCTCGGGTGCAAGAAGCCTGCCTGGGCGGTGGCGGCAAAAGAGTCGCGGCATTCCACGCAGGTGCTGATGATCGCAAAACAGAGGTTCCGA GTGAGGAAAAGTACGAGGAAGGTGAGCGATGGCGTGGACAagttgtttgggattgtgtataataggaagaggaagagataTGTTGTTCCACGTGGTGGCGGGTTTTCTTCTGGGGATTCGGATAGAATGTATGGGATTCGATTCGTTCGGCGGCAGCGAAGGAAGGttgatggtggtggtggggggTTGGTGGTGCCTCTGGCACGTCCGGTGCTTGTTGTTTGTGGTGGTGGTGAGTTCGTAGGATGTTTTTTGTATTGGGTTTTGAGTTACATGAGGAGGGCCGAGCTGAGCCTGACTCAGCTTTCTTCGTTCTTGTGCTCGGACCCGATTGCTGGTGTTTACAACTCGTGTGGAATTCAGTTTTTTCGG GATCCTCCTATCAGTAGTGGCTCTGGGATCTGCAATTTTTTTGGGGCCATGCAGAATATACCCTTGTTTTCTGTGGATTTTTCTGCAGTTCCTCTGTGTTTTATGTACATGCATTACAGGATGCTTCTGAGGTTTCAGTGTAGGCCATTTGTTGTAAATAATTCGATTGATGGGGATACGGATGGTGACATGTTGACCGACAGTGAAGAAGACGAGAGCGAAGAACACCGTGTATGCATTCCTTTTGAGAGAGATCTGTCTGAATGCATTGCCTCGGTTGTAGATCCTTCTGAATGCAAAAACATGGTACATGAAGTTCTTAGTACAGAGAGCAGGGCACACTTACACCCATCTGTTAGAGCTTCGAAATTAGCCCGTCGGACGCAATACAGGAATGCATTAAATTATCGTGGTATTCGGAAGAGGAGGAGTTCACTGAGGAGAAGGAGAGCTAGAAATCCTTCACTAGCCTTAGCCTCGGATGCAGCCAGTAATAGGAGAAGTGGCATGCCTTTGTCTTCTGTGATGTCTAATAGTAAGCTAAGGAGTTCAGTTCAGAGGAGCTCTGCACAACAAATCAACGATGTCAGTTCTACTTTATTCGCATCAAGGCAGGATGTAGACTCATCTTGCTGCTCTGCAAATATATTGGTTATTGAGGCAGACAAGTGTTACCGGGAAGAAGGTGCTAATGTCATGTTAGAAGGCTATGATTCAAGGGAGTGGCTTCTTGCAGTCAAGAAAGATGGATTAACAAGATGTACCCTAAAGGCTGAAAAAATTATGAGGCCCTGTTCTTGCAACCGAGTCACCCATGCAATAACGTGGAGTTTGGATAATGGTTGGAAGCTAGAGTTTCCCAATCGACTGGACTGGCAATTTTTCAAGGATCTTTACAAGGAATGTTCAGATCGAAATATGCTAGCTCCAATTGTTAAGCACATCCCGGTCCCTGGAGTTCTTGAAGTCTCAGACTATTGGTATGGCAATACCACTACCTTTTTGAGACCTGATTCATATATCTCTGTCAAAGATGATGAGGTGTCTAGAGCTATGGCGAGGAGCACTGCAAACTACGACATGGATTCTGAAGATGAGAAGTGGCTAGAGAAATTCAATAAGGAGAATTTTACAGAGATTGAGCTTCATCAGCATGTTTCTGAGAATACTTTTGAGTTGATGGTTGATGCATTTGAGAAGGCTTATTATTTTAGTCCAGATGATCTCCCTGATGAGAAGGCAGCTGCTAATCTTTGCCCAGATATGGGTAGGAGTGAAGTAGTAGAAGCCGTGTATAATTACTGGATGAAGAAACGGAAGCAAAAACGAGCAGCGCTGGTTAGGATTTTCCAG GGTCATCAAGCAAAGAGGCCTCCGGTGATCCCCAAGCCATTATTCCGGAAGAGGAGATCATTCAAAAGACAGCCAAGCCAATTTGGAAGAGGCAAACCACCAAGTGTCTTGCAAG CAATTGCTGCTGAACAAGATGCTTTTGAAGAAAAGAATGCCATGCTTAAAGTTGAAGAAGCTAATGCCTCAGCAAACAACTACATGGACTTGGCCATTCGCAAACGTAAAAGGGCACAGTTTCTCATGGAGAATGCAGATTTAGCGACTTACAGAGCCATGATGGCGATTCGAATTGCCGAAGCAGCAAGAGTTGGTGAATCACCTGATGCTACTAGCAGTTATTTTCTTGATTGA